The DNA segment GGTAGGAGACGCTGCGTCATGATGAGTGATCCGGTAGCCGACATGCTCTCGCGCATTCGCAATGCGTTGATGGCGCATCACGACAGCGTCGAGATGCCGCTGTCGAAGCTCAAGACCCGAGTGGCTGAGATTCTGAAGAAGGAAGGCTACATCGTCGATTTTGAGACCGATGCGCAGCACCCGCCGCGTTTGACCGTACGGCTCAAGTATGGCCGTCATCGCAACAGCGCAATTCTCGGACTGCAGCGCACGAGCCGCCCCGGACGCCGCGTGTACGTGGGCCACAAGGACATTCCCCGGGTTCACAACGGGATGGGCATCGCCATACTGTCCACCTCACGCGGAGTGCTCACGGACGCCGAAGCCCGTAAGACGGGCGTGGGCGGCGAAGTGCTGTGCGAGGTCTGGTGATGGCCGCGATGACTTCGAGGCAGACCGCCGCGAAACAGTCACGCACCGGAAAGCGACCGGTGCCGGTTCCGCCGCAGGCGACCGTCGTGATTGCGGGGTCCAGGGTCAG comes from the Pseudomonadota bacterium genome and includes:
- the rpsH gene encoding 30S ribosomal protein S8, translating into MMSDPVADMLSRIRNALMAHHDSVEMPLSKLKTRVAEILKKEGYIVDFETDAQHPPRLTVRLKYGRHRNSAILGLQRTSRPGRRVYVGHKDIPRVHNGMGIAILSTSRGVLTDAEARKTGVGGEVLCEVW